From one Geoalkalibacter halelectricus genomic stretch:
- a CDS encoding complex I NDUFA9 subunit family protein — protein MKVFVTGGTGFVGHEVVRQLIAQGHEVVALVRSGSEDKVAQSEQVKIHTGDVTEPDSLPQGMQGCDAVIHLVGIIRQFPDKGVTFERLHVEGSRNVREAAAAQGVKRLLHMSANGTRQDAETGYHKTKWQAEQELRDSELDWTIFRPSLIFGPGGEFVEMLAELIRKLPVVPVIGDGQYRIQPVSVVQVAETFVKALTLPETSGQIYHLGGAESYTYDEVLDLTGKALGKDKVHKLHQPVPMVKPIVKLLEDFEKFPLTQDQLAMLLEGNECNIQNWTETFSIQPISYAEGIGECFRG, from the coding sequence ATGAAGGTTTTCGTCACGGGCGGAACGGGATTTGTCGGCCATGAGGTGGTGCGCCAGTTGATCGCGCAGGGACATGAAGTCGTTGCCCTGGTGCGATCGGGCTCCGAGGACAAGGTCGCCCAATCGGAGCAGGTGAAAATCCATACAGGCGACGTTACCGAGCCCGACAGCTTGCCGCAGGGCATGCAGGGCTGCGACGCCGTGATCCATCTGGTCGGCATCATCCGGCAGTTTCCCGACAAAGGGGTGACCTTTGAACGGCTGCATGTCGAGGGTTCGCGCAATGTCCGAGAAGCCGCCGCCGCGCAGGGAGTCAAGCGCCTCCTGCACATGAGCGCCAACGGCACCAGGCAGGATGCAGAGACCGGTTATCATAAGACCAAATGGCAGGCAGAACAGGAGTTGCGGGATTCAGAGCTCGACTGGACCATTTTCCGTCCGTCTCTGATCTTTGGTCCCGGGGGCGAATTTGTCGAAATGCTGGCGGAGCTGATTCGTAAATTGCCGGTTGTTCCGGTCATCGGAGATGGGCAGTATCGCATCCAGCCGGTGAGCGTTGTTCAGGTTGCCGAAACCTTCGTCAAGGCACTCACCCTGCCGGAAACCAGCGGCCAGATTTATCACCTGGGAGGGGCCGAGAGCTACACTTATGATGAAGTTCTCGATCTGACGGGTAAAGCGCTTGGCAAGGACAAGGTTCACAAGCTCCATCAGCCTGTGCCCATGGTCAAACCCATCGTCAAGCTGCTGGAAGATTTCGAGAAGTTTCCCTTGACCCAGGACCAGTTAGCCATGTTGCTCGAAGGCAATGAGTGCAATATCCAAAATTGGACGGAAACCTTTTCCATCCAGCCGATTTCCTATGCGGAGGGCATCGGCGAGTGCTTCAGAGGATAA
- the polX gene encoding DNA polymerase/3'-5' exonuclease PolX, whose translation MPIHNSDIARIFNQVADLLEISGANPFRVRAYRNAARTIEDQPQSVAGMLDEGADLSELSGIGKDLAGKISEIVETGRLQMLDDLEQEMPGELAKLLNIAQLGPKRVGTLHRELGIDTLDDLAQAAKAKKIRDLNGFGAKTEKKIREELKRHKGAQARTKFAEAEQLLTPLLDYLGGIEGVKQVAVAGSYRRCKETVGDLDILLTCAHDSPVMDRFVNYEDVSEVSAKGKTKSTVRLRGGLQVDVRVVPQVSYGAALYYFTGSKEHNVAVRKRAVEKGLKINEYGVFRGTDDDEERIAGASEEEVFKAVDLPYIAPELRENRGEIEAAQKGALPELIVREDLRGDLHAHTRATDGHASLQEMIEAARELGYSYLAITEHSQAVSVAKGFNRKRLEQQIAEIDQLSDELSGFRIFKSIEVDILADGSLDLPDEVLAKLDLTVCSVHSKFNLSVEKQTERIIRAMDNPHFNILGHPTGRLINEREAYAVDMEKIMGAAKERGCFLELNAHPDRLDLNDRHCRMAKEMGVKVAISTDAHSTAGLKNIRYGIDQARRGWLSKDDVLNTRRVADLLKLLKR comes from the coding sequence ATGCCGATCCACAATTCCGACATCGCCCGTATTTTCAACCAGGTCGCCGATCTGCTCGAGATCAGCGGTGCCAATCCTTTTCGGGTGCGGGCGTATCGCAACGCCGCCCGCACCATCGAGGATCAGCCGCAGAGCGTCGCCGGCATGCTGGACGAGGGGGCGGATCTGTCCGAGCTTTCGGGTATCGGCAAGGATCTGGCGGGTAAAATCAGCGAAATCGTGGAAACCGGCCGCCTGCAAATGCTCGACGATCTGGAACAGGAGATGCCGGGTGAACTGGCAAAGTTGCTCAACATCGCGCAATTGGGCCCGAAACGGGTGGGGACTCTGCACCGGGAGCTTGGCATCGACACCCTCGATGATCTGGCCCAGGCAGCCAAAGCAAAGAAAATCCGCGATTTGAATGGATTTGGCGCAAAGACCGAAAAGAAAATACGCGAAGAACTCAAAAGGCATAAAGGCGCCCAGGCACGCACCAAGTTCGCCGAAGCCGAGCAATTGCTCACACCTCTACTGGACTACCTGGGCGGCATTGAAGGAGTCAAGCAGGTGGCCGTGGCCGGCAGCTACCGCCGCTGTAAGGAAACAGTGGGCGATCTCGACATTCTCTTGACCTGCGCGCACGACAGTCCGGTCATGGATCGTTTTGTAAACTACGAGGATGTCTCCGAGGTGTCGGCCAAGGGCAAGACCAAATCGACGGTGCGGCTGCGCGGCGGCCTGCAGGTCGATGTGCGCGTGGTGCCGCAGGTGAGCTACGGTGCCGCGCTCTATTACTTCACCGGCTCCAAGGAACACAATGTCGCAGTGCGCAAGCGGGCCGTCGAAAAAGGCCTCAAGATCAATGAATATGGGGTGTTCCGCGGCACAGACGACGATGAGGAGCGGATTGCCGGCGCCAGTGAAGAGGAGGTGTTCAAGGCCGTCGATCTTCCCTATATCGCGCCCGAACTGCGCGAGAATCGCGGGGAAATCGAAGCCGCACAAAAAGGCGCGCTGCCAGAGCTTATCGTACGCGAAGATCTGCGCGGTGACCTGCATGCCCACACCAGAGCCACCGACGGTCATGCCTCTTTGCAAGAGATGATTGAAGCAGCGCGCGAACTCGGCTACAGCTATCTGGCCATCACCGAACACAGCCAGGCGGTTAGCGTAGCCAAGGGGTTCAATCGCAAGCGCCTCGAACAGCAGATCGCCGAGATCGATCAACTCTCGGACGAACTTTCCGGGTTCCGCATTTTTAAAAGCATTGAAGTCGACATTCTTGCGGACGGCTCCCTGGATCTTCCCGACGAGGTGCTCGCCAAGCTCGATCTCACCGTGTGCTCCGTGCATTCCAAGTTCAATCTCAGCGTCGAAAAACAGACCGAACGCATCATCCGGGCCATGGATAATCCCCATTTCAATATTCTCGGCCATCCCACCGGGCGGCTCATCAATGAACGTGAGGCCTATGCGGTGGACATGGAGAAAATCATGGGCGCCGCCAAAGAGCGTGGCTGCTTCCTCGAACTCAATGCCCATCCCGACCGCCTCGATCTCAACGATCGGCATTGCCGCATGGCCAAAGAGATGGGTGTGAAGGTGGCCATTTCCACCGATGCGCACAGCACCGCCGGACTCAAAAATATTCGCTACGGCATCGACCAGGCGCGCCGTGGTTGGTTGAGCAAAGATGATGTGCTCAATACGCGCAGAGTGGCGGATCTGTTGAAATTGTTGAAAAGATGA
- a CDS encoding MFS transporter — MNAPADAGPDRKKATNKALWSWGFYDWANQSYATVIQTFVFAAYFTSQVATDAERATTHWSLTIGLTGLCVALSGPFLGAIADRAGRRKPWIGGNTLICVIATAGLWFVYPHPDYYLLGLILLAIATFGVQTATIFYNAMLADLATRQEYGRWSGRGWAMGYIGGICCLVAVLLLFAWEGALLPLNRETAAHVRASFPFVSLWLVVFALPLFLLTPDRQASGKSWRRSIREGFGQLRDSVRNIREHKGLVRFLIAWAVCTDGLATVFALGGVYAAGTFGMDETQILLFGIALSLTAGAGAFGFSWVDERIGSRKTILLGLSGLFVFSTLILVVTENLWFWTFGLLMGIFVGPVQASSRSYLSHVAPEEMRGQLFGVYALAGKSTSFLGPLIVAGLTAAFGSQRLGLAIVPVYFLVGWLIMRGIPEKKAV; from the coding sequence ATGAACGCACCTGCGGATGCTGGACCGGATCGCAAAAAAGCCACAAATAAGGCCTTATGGTCCTGGGGTTTTTATGACTGGGCGAACCAGTCTTACGCTACCGTTATCCAGACTTTTGTTTTCGCCGCCTATTTCACCAGTCAGGTCGCCACGGACGCCGAACGCGCCACCACCCACTGGAGCCTGACCATCGGGCTCACCGGTTTGTGCGTTGCACTGAGCGGGCCGTTTCTGGGCGCCATCGCCGACCGCGCGGGCCGGCGCAAACCCTGGATCGGGGGCAACACGCTGATTTGCGTCATCGCCACGGCAGGGCTCTGGTTCGTTTACCCGCATCCCGATTATTACTTGCTCGGTCTGATTCTGTTGGCCATTGCCACTTTCGGCGTCCAGACGGCGACTATTTTCTACAACGCCATGCTGGCGGATCTCGCCACGCGACAGGAATATGGTCGCTGGTCGGGCAGGGGCTGGGCCATGGGCTACATCGGCGGAATCTGCTGTCTGGTCGCCGTACTCTTGCTCTTTGCCTGGGAAGGTGCCTTGCTGCCTCTGAACCGCGAAACCGCGGCTCATGTGCGGGCGTCGTTTCCCTTCGTGAGTTTGTGGTTGGTTGTCTTCGCGCTGCCCCTTTTTCTTTTGACTCCGGATCGGCAAGCCAGCGGAAAAAGCTGGCGGCGCTCCATCCGGGAAGGTTTCGGGCAACTGCGCGACTCGGTGCGCAATATTCGGGAACACAAAGGGCTGGTTCGTTTTCTCATTGCCTGGGCGGTTTGCACGGATGGTCTGGCGACGGTTTTCGCTTTGGGCGGGGTCTATGCTGCCGGCACTTTCGGTATGGATGAAACTCAGATTCTGCTGTTCGGAATTGCCCTGAGCCTCACTGCCGGAGCCGGCGCGTTTGGATTTTCCTGGGTCGATGAGCGCATCGGCAGCCGCAAGACGATTCTTCTGGGGCTGAGCGGCCTGTTTGTTTTTTCGACACTGATCCTGGTGGTTACGGAAAACCTCTGGTTCTGGACCTTTGGCCTTCTAATGGGAATTTTTGTCGGTCCGGTGCAGGCCTCGAGCCGTTCATATCTGTCACATGTCGCCCCTGAAGAAATGCGCGGCCAACTGTTCGGCGTGTATGCCTTGGCGGGCAAGTCGACCTCATTTCTCGGGCCGCTGATTGTTGCGGGGTTGACTGCCGCTTTCGGCAGTCAACGACTCGGACTGGCCATCGTTCCGGTTTATTTTCTGGTCGGGTGGCTAATTATGCGCGGAATTCCTGAAAAGAAAGCTGTTTAG
- a CDS encoding VOC family protein yields the protein MQAKPRKTTAIGINHVALEVGDIDEALAFYGELFNFKLRGRKDKMAFIDLGDQYLALTEGRSQEPDTKRHFGLVVDDREAMRPLVQRLGCTILSSPFPSGLDFLDPWGNYIQVVEYASVQFTKSPEVLAGMGLPGLHKDDQVLKELKEKGMEPPQNS from the coding sequence ATGCAAGCTAAACCGAGAAAAACAACGGCAATCGGCATCAACCACGTCGCCCTTGAGGTCGGTGATATTGATGAGGCTCTGGCCTTTTATGGCGAGCTGTTCAATTTCAAGTTGCGTGGGCGCAAGGACAAGATGGCCTTCATTGATCTTGGCGATCAATACCTTGCCCTGACTGAGGGACGCAGCCAGGAGCCCGACACCAAACGCCACTTCGGTCTGGTCGTCGACGACCGCGAAGCCATGCGGCCCCTGGTGCAACGACTCGGCTGCACAATCTTGTCCAGCCCGTTTCCGTCCGGCCTGGATTTTCTCGATCCCTGGGGCAATTATATTCAGGTGGTCGAATACGCCTCAGTGCAGTTCACCAAGAGCCCTGAGGTTTTAGCGGGCATGGGGCTGCCCGGCCTGCACAAAGACGACCAGGTGCTGAAGGAACTCAAGGAAAAGGGGATGGAACCACCGCAGAATTCATGA
- a CDS encoding phosphoribosyltransferase, giving the protein MGGQNLFDLKELRERLQIFRDRAHAGEVLAGMLTALKSHDPLVLGIPAGGVPVAERVAARLGCPLDVAVVSKITLPWNTEAGYGAVAFDGTVRINEDLLPHLDLSPEQVQKDIQTTRDKVQGRVQLFRGTRPFPAVIGRAVILVDDGLASGFTLLTAVEALRNAGADNLSVAVPTAHEKSLARVAPLVEALYCANVRSGWSFAVAEAYQLWYDVTAEEARRLITGYTQ; this is encoded by the coding sequence ATGGGAGGGCAGAACCTGTTTGATCTCAAGGAATTGCGCGAACGCCTTCAGATTTTTCGTGATCGCGCCCATGCCGGGGAGGTGCTTGCCGGCATGCTCACCGCGCTTAAATCACATGATCCTCTGGTACTGGGGATTCCCGCCGGCGGCGTGCCCGTGGCCGAACGGGTCGCCGCCCGACTTGGCTGTCCCCTCGATGTGGCGGTGGTGAGCAAGATCACCCTGCCGTGGAATACCGAGGCGGGCTACGGCGCCGTGGCCTTTGACGGCACTGTGCGCATCAACGAAGATCTGCTCCCCCACCTTGATCTGTCCCCGGAACAGGTGCAGAAGGATATCCAGACAACCCGCGACAAGGTCCAAGGCCGCGTGCAACTTTTTCGCGGCACACGCCCCTTTCCCGCTGTCATCGGACGGGCAGTCATCCTGGTGGATGATGGTCTGGCTTCGGGATTCACGCTGCTGACGGCGGTGGAGGCCCTGCGCAATGCCGGGGCCGACAATCTATCTGTCGCCGTCCCGACCGCACATGAGAAGTCCCTGGCGCGTGTCGCGCCCCTGGTCGAGGCTCTCTATTGCGCCAATGTGCGCAGCGGCTGGAGCTTTGCCGTGGCCGAAGCCTATCAACTCTGGTACGACGTGACGGCCGAAGAAGCCCGGCGGCTCATCACTGGTTATACACAGTGA
- a CDS encoding ADP-ribosylglycohydrolase family protein encodes MLGALAGDIIGSRFEHANIQRKDFALFHPECTFTDDSVLSIALAESLLDQQDFAEALRRYYQNYPHAGYGGYFHRWAQDPDMGPYNSFGNGSAMRTSPVGWYYDDLKQALAAAQDQAAVTHDHPEGIKGAQAVVAAIQLARQGKSKKEIKADIQWRCGYDLQRRLDDIRPNYVFDVTCQGSVPEAIIAFLEAQDFEDAIRNAISLGGDSDTIACITGSIAEAFFGGVPSAITQEMFKRLDPALAEVTQRFYREVVEPRL; translated from the coding sequence ATGCTCGGTGCACTGGCGGGAGATATCATCGGTTCGCGCTTTGAACATGCGAATATCCAGCGCAAGGATTTCGCTCTTTTTCACCCCGAATGTACGTTTACCGACGACAGCGTCTTGAGCATCGCCCTGGCGGAGAGCCTGCTCGATCAGCAGGATTTCGCCGAGGCCCTGCGCCGTTATTATCAGAATTATCCCCATGCCGGATACGGCGGCTATTTCCATCGTTGGGCGCAGGATCCCGACATGGGACCATACAACAGTTTCGGCAACGGCTCGGCGATGCGCACCAGTCCGGTGGGATGGTATTACGACGACCTTAAGCAGGCGCTGGCCGCGGCTCAAGACCAGGCCGCAGTGACCCACGATCACCCCGAAGGCATCAAGGGGGCGCAGGCGGTGGTTGCCGCCATCCAGCTGGCCCGGCAGGGAAAAAGTAAAAAGGAAATCAAAGCCGACATTCAGTGGCGCTGCGGCTACGACCTGCAACGCCGCCTCGATGACATTCGTCCGAATTATGTTTTTGATGTGACCTGCCAGGGGTCGGTGCCCGAGGCGATCATCGCTTTTCTTGAAGCGCAGGATTTCGAGGATGCGATCCGCAACGCGATCTCTCTCGGCGGGGATTCAGATACCATCGCCTGCATTACCGGCAGCATTGCCGAGGCTTTTTTCGGCGGCGTGCCCTCTGCGATCACACAGGAGATGTTCAAGCGCCTTGATCCTGCGCTGGCCGAGGTCACTCAGCGCTTTTACCGTGAAGTGGTCGAACCCAGACTCTAA
- a CDS encoding HAD family hydrolase has product MSRYSTILFDFGGVLAEEGFREGLKEIGRRFGLDPEEIYNLGKDLVYACGYVVGGVGEACFWDEFRCRTKISATDEELRREILSRFSLRDEMLTAVAGLRKRGYRVAILSDQTNWLDELNKKYGFFSYFDEIFNSFHHGRSKKDPQVFADVVEKLGIRPEEALFLDDDRQNLERAKSKKIEGLLVVESSSALSKLSEILGEELT; this is encoded by the coding sequence ATGTCCAGATATTCGACAATTCTCTTCGACTTCGGCGGGGTCCTCGCGGAGGAAGGTTTTCGCGAAGGGCTCAAGGAAATCGGGCGCAGATTCGGGCTTGATCCCGAAGAAATCTACAATCTTGGCAAAGACCTTGTTTATGCCTGTGGTTATGTCGTAGGAGGGGTCGGTGAAGCCTGTTTCTGGGACGAATTTCGTTGCCGAACGAAAATCTCCGCGACGGACGAGGAACTGCGCCGGGAAATCTTGTCGCGATTCTCTCTGCGTGATGAAATGCTGACAGCCGTTGCCGGATTGCGAAAGCGCGGATACAGGGTGGCCATTCTCAGCGATCAAACCAACTGGCTCGACGAACTCAACAAAAAATACGGCTTTTTTTCCTATTTCGACGAAATCTTCAACAGCTTCCACCATGGCCGCAGCAAAAAAGACCCCCAAGTCTTTGCCGACGTCGTCGAAAAGTTAGGAATTCGCCCCGAAGAGGCTCTCTTCCTCGATGACGACCGTCAGAACCTGGAACGAGCCAAGAGCAAAAAAATAGAGGGGCTCCTCGTGGTTGAAAGCTCCAGCGCACTGAGCAAACTGAGTGAGATTCTCGGCGAGGAGCTGACGTAG
- a CDS encoding site-2 protease family protein, producing the protein MAPKTLFSNPITLFKLFGFAVRIDASWIFIALLVVWALAAGFFPHRQPDLSQETYWLMGVIGALGLFASIIFHELWHSLVARRFDLPMTGITLFLFGGMAEMDEEPQRPMAEFAMAIAGPIASIVIGAVFYLIYSWGGDYLPVPLTEVLWYLAFINWVLAAFNLIPAYPLDGGRILRSALWRWKGDLSWATHKAANFGAGFGLVLILLGVVHLLAGNLVGGIWHAILGLFLRSAAQMSYQQVLMQESFEDVPVLQLIKQPPVTVSPQISIQELIDDYVYSYHFKMFPVVEGDRLLGCVTTRAVKEIPREQWSTTRVDSIIVDCAQTHAVDPHTPVTKALNHMKKNDLSRLMVVEDGRVKGIVSLKDILKAFSTRRELEE; encoded by the coding sequence ATGGCGCCCAAGACATTGTTTTCAAACCCGATCACCCTGTTCAAACTATTCGGCTTCGCCGTGCGGATCGACGCTAGTTGGATTTTTATTGCTCTGCTGGTGGTCTGGGCATTGGCCGCCGGATTTTTTCCCCATCGGCAACCGGACCTCAGCCAGGAGACTTACTGGCTCATGGGGGTCATTGGAGCGCTGGGGCTGTTCGCTTCCATCATTTTCCATGAACTCTGGCACTCATTGGTGGCCCGGCGCTTCGATCTGCCCATGACGGGAATTACCTTGTTTTTGTTTGGGGGCATGGCGGAAATGGATGAAGAGCCCCAACGCCCTATGGCCGAATTTGCCATGGCCATCGCCGGACCCATCGCGAGCATCGTCATCGGCGCGGTGTTCTACCTGATCTATTCTTGGGGAGGCGACTACCTGCCGGTTCCGCTCACCGAAGTGTTGTGGTACCTGGCCTTCATCAACTGGGTACTTGCCGCCTTCAATCTCATTCCCGCCTATCCCCTGGACGGCGGCCGCATTCTACGCTCAGCCCTGTGGCGCTGGAAAGGCGATCTGAGCTGGGCCACACATAAGGCAGCCAATTTCGGCGCTGGATTCGGTCTGGTGCTCATTCTTCTCGGGGTAGTCCATCTGCTGGCCGGAAATCTGGTGGGCGGTATCTGGCATGCCATCCTCGGGCTGTTTTTGCGCAGCGCCGCCCAGATGTCCTATCAACAGGTTCTCATGCAGGAGTCTTTTGAAGACGTGCCGGTGCTGCAACTCATCAAACAGCCTCCCGTCACGGTGTCACCGCAAATCAGCATACAAGAACTGATCGACGACTATGTCTACTCCTATCATTTTAAGATGTTTCCGGTCGTGGAAGGCGACCGCCTGCTCGGCTGCGTCACGACCCGCGCCGTCAAAGAGATTCCCCGCGAGCAATGGTCTACAACCCGGGTGGATTCCATCATCGTCGATTGCGCACAGACACACGCCGTCGATCCGCATACCCCGGTGACCAAAGCCCTCAATCACATGAAGAAAAACGACCTCAGCCGGCTCATGGTGGTCGAAGACGGCCGGGTCAAAGGAATCGTTTCCCTCAAGGACATTCTCAAGGCTTTTTCCACGCGCAGGGAACTTGAAGAATAG